One stretch of Campylobacter sp. CCS1377 DNA includes these proteins:
- a CDS encoding polymer-forming cytoskeletal protein, producing the protein MAIFNKSSVTSAAVSTETTVISSGARIEGQFYFDSILHLDGEISGTINSQSIVVIGKSGALKGQLNADKVVVNGIFEGELEANSLEILAGGIVSGNVVVREISIENGGKFNGNSKIKDDVPLIENANVVNE; encoded by the coding sequence ATGGCAATCTTTAATAAATCAAGTGTCACTAGCGCAGCAGTATCAACAGAAACAACCGTAATTTCATCAGGAGCAAGAATAGAAGGGCAATTTTATTTTGATTCTATTTTGCACTTAGATGGAGAAATTAGTGGAACTATTAATTCACAAAGTATAGTTGTTATTGGAAAAAGTGGGGCTTTAAAAGGGCAATTAAATGCCGATAAAGTTGTTGTAAATGGTATTTTTGAAGGTGAGTTAGAAGCAAATAGTTTAGAAATTTTAGCAGGTGGAATTGTAAGTGGCAATGTTGTTGTAAGAGAAATTTCTATAGAAAATGGTGGTAAATTTAATGGAAACAGCAAAATCAAAGATGATGTGCCCTTGATAGAAAATGCTAATGTTGTTAATGAGTAA
- a CDS encoding DEAD/DEAH box helicase yields the protein MQANFFEYLQSEKIAQLVLCEDDKEAFLLSQISMLKGLKTFVLPDFRAEFGDDLRAFSKELFELCKILNAYHKVDGKKILISPFATVLKKLPSKSHLKNYFISKDKNFNLIEFQDELARLGYEFVDIVQDKGEVSVRGEIVDIFCINEELPTRILLFADEIESIRKFDPITQKSIPNEYESLEICPFLTHFSSQNYENFKEKLENFNSDVLISDINSLGFWCIDDFYDYLELDFISIKKFDDEKDLEKLAKINAKIIPEAKIYKDLKSSYNKDFFSFHQNKKITILAKNEALFKALELENTQNISFVKSDLIVNLISNEELVISLNRKEKQKHKRKANLIIDELKSGDFIVHEDYGVGKFLGLEMISISGAKKEFVAIEYQNKDKLLLPVENLYMIDKYLGASGGIPLLDRLGKTTFIKLKERLKTKLLAIASQIVIMAAKRALIKPKEIKIDYASQADFVSKAGFSYTEDQNKACEEILNDFENGKVMDRLLSGDVGFGKTEVAMNAIYPVVKSGFCAFFFAPTTLLSHQHFKSLKKRFEPFDIEVFKLDRFTSAKEKKTLLANLEQNKPCVVVGTHALLNVECENLALVIIDEEHKFGVKQKEKLKELTQNSHLLSMSATPIPRSLNQALSSIKSYSVLQTPPEDRLDVRTFVKENDDALLKEAIARELRRGGQIFYIHNHIASIEQCKKHLLDLFKNLRILILHSKIDAKVQEEEMLKFENKEYDLLLSTSIVESGIDLANANTMIVERSDRFGMADLHQLRGRVGRSDRQGYCYFLVEDKNTITEDALKRLVSLESNSYLGAGSVLAYHDLEIRGGGNLLGIDQSGHIEQIGLSLYLKMLEDELNALTKKESFEEKKIDLKLNINAFLNHELISEDRLRLELYRRLSKCGSVNEVYEIEGEIEDRFGKLDIYTKQFLALIVIKILALGKFKSISNFEQNIQFTKINDEKKLIKAKSKDDDDIIEAILTHLRKNDDGLAKI from the coding sequence ATGCAAGCTAATTTTTTTGAATATTTACAAAGTGAGAAAATAGCGCAGTTAGTGCTTTGTGAGGATGATAAAGAAGCTTTTTTGCTTTCTCAAATTTCTATGTTAAAAGGTTTGAAAACTTTTGTTTTGCCTGATTTTAGAGCTGAGTTCGGAGATGATTTAAGAGCCTTTTCTAAAGAACTTTTTGAACTTTGTAAGATTTTAAATGCTTATCACAAAGTTGATGGAAAGAAGATTCTCATCTCTCCTTTTGCAACTGTGCTTAAAAAACTACCTTCCAAATCGCATCTTAAAAATTATTTCATTTCTAAAGATAAAAATTTTAATTTAATTGAATTTCAAGATGAGCTTGCAAGGTTAGGTTATGAATTTGTCGATATAGTCCAAGATAAGGGCGAAGTAAGTGTGCGTGGGGAAATCGTTGATATTTTTTGTATTAATGAAGAATTGCCTACTAGAATTTTACTTTTCGCAGATGAGATAGAAAGCATTAGAAAATTTGACCCCATTACTCAAAAATCTATTCCCAATGAGTATGAAAGCTTGGAAATTTGCCCTTTTTTAACACATTTTTCAAGTCAAAATTATGAAAATTTTAAAGAAAAACTAGAGAATTTTAATAGCGATGTTTTAATTAGTGATATAAATTCTTTGGGTTTTTGGTGTATTGATGATTTTTATGATTATTTAGAACTTGATTTTATCAGCATTAAAAAATTTGATGATGAAAAAGATCTAGAAAAATTAGCTAAAATTAATGCTAAAATCATTCCTGAGGCTAAAATTTATAAGGATTTAAAAAGCTCTTATAATAAAGATTTTTTCTCTTTTCATCAAAATAAAAAAATCACCATACTAGCTAAAAACGAAGCTTTATTTAAGGCTTTAGAGCTTGAAAATACGCAAAATATTTCTTTTGTTAAAAGCGATTTGATTGTTAATTTAATCAGCAATGAAGAGCTTGTCATTTCTTTAAATCGCAAAGAAAAACAAAAACATAAGCGCAAAGCTAATTTGATCATCGATGAACTAAAAAGTGGTGATTTTATTGTACATGAAGATTATGGAGTAGGGAAATTTTTAGGACTTGAGATGATAAGCATTAGTGGAGCTAAAAAAGAATTTGTGGCTATTGAATATCAAAACAAAGACAAACTTCTTTTGCCAGTTGAAAATCTTTATATGATAGATAAATATTTAGGAGCAAGCGGAGGCATACCACTTTTAGATCGTTTAGGAAAGACGACTTTTATTAAATTAAAGGAAAGATTAAAAACCAAGCTTTTAGCCATTGCATCGCAAATTGTCATAATGGCGGCAAAAAGAGCTTTGATAAAACCAAAGGAAATCAAAATTGATTATGCAAGTCAAGCTGATTTCGTTTCGAAAGCCGGTTTTTCTTATACAGAGGATCAAAACAAGGCTTGTGAAGAAATTTTAAACGATTTTGAAAATGGCAAAGTTATGGATAGGCTTTTAAGTGGCGATGTGGGTTTTGGTAAAACTGAAGTGGCTATGAATGCTATTTATCCTGTGGTAAAAAGTGGCTTTTGTGCTTTTTTCTTTGCTCCCACAACGCTTTTATCTCATCAGCATTTTAAAAGTTTAAAAAAGCGTTTCGAGCCTTTTGATATTGAAGTTTTTAAGCTTGACCGCTTTACAAGTGCTAAAGAGAAAAAGACTTTGTTGGCAAATTTAGAGCAAAATAAGCCTTGTGTTGTTGTTGGAACTCACGCACTTTTAAATGTGGAATGTGAAAATTTAGCCCTTGTTATTATTGACGAAGAGCATAAATTTGGAGTAAAACAGAAAGAAAAATTAAAAGAACTCACGCAAAATTCCCATCTTTTATCCATGTCTGCAACGCCAATTCCAAGAAGTTTAAACCAAGCTTTAAGTTCTATAAAATCCTATAGTGTTTTGCAAACTCCACCGGAAGATAGATTAGATGTTAGAACTTTCGTTAAGGAAAATGATGATGCTTTGCTAAAAGAAGCGATTGCAAGAGAACTTAGGCGTGGCGGACAAATTTTTTATATTCACAATCATATTGCAAGTATAGAGCAGTGTAAAAAACATTTGCTTGATTTGTTTAAGAATTTAAGAATTCTTATCTTGCATTCTAAAATCGATGCTAAGGTGCAAGAAGAAGAAATGCTTAAATTTGAAAACAAAGAATACGATTTGCTTTTAAGTACCTCCATTGTGGAAAGTGGTATTGATTTAGCCAATGCAAATACGATGATAGTTGAAAGAAGCGATCGTTTTGGAATGGCGGATTTGCACCAGCTTAGGGGTCGCGTGGGAAGAAGCGACAGGCAGGGGTATTGTTATTTTTTAGTCGAAGATAAAAATACCATTACAGAAGATGCCTTAAAACGCCTTGTTTCTTTAGAAAGCAATTCTTATTTGGGCGCAGGCTCGGTTTTGGCATATCATGATCTTGAAATTCGCGGCGGTGGGAATTTGTTAGGCATAGATCAAAGCGGACATATAGAACAAATCGGACTTAGCTTGTATCTTAAAATGCTAGAAGATGAGTTAAATGCCTTGACAAAAAAAGAGAGCTTTGAAGAGAAAAAAATCGATTTAAAACTTAACATCAACGCCTTTTTAAATCATGAACTCATCAGCGAAGATCGTTTAAGGCTTGAGCTTTATAGAAGGCTTAGTAAGTGTGGCAGTGTAAATGAGGTTTATGAGATTGAGGGAGAAATTGAAGATCGTTTTGGCAAGCTTGATATTTATACTAAGCAGTTTTTAGCGCTTATTGTGA